One region of Eupeodes corollae chromosome 1, idEupCoro1.1, whole genome shotgun sequence genomic DNA includes:
- the LOC129943152 gene encoding zinc finger BED domain-containing protein 5-like, which produces MENWLKTGRLSQQTSISKTVADDEGAAKSSKNIDCSDAENAASSSTRHYQENQAKLHSKKRRYDDSYLSFGFIPVGSSEEPDALCLVCKKILVNSSLAPAKLKRHFDTIHENLKEKNISYFQKEKEMYESVVSNLTTYAKTDNENATEASFILSYRIARSGKPHTVAETLIKPCMIDTVRCVLGEAAAKKVAAVQCSNNTVSDRIHKISDHIEDELVRRLNVCDMFAMQLDESTDIAGLSILLVFVRYPFDKSIQEDLLICTPLETNTTGEEIFKVINCFMSKHNINWGKCIDICSDGAAAMVGKVKGVVSKIKNIAPRSTSSHCILHRYALVMRRMPTDLKKVLDEAVKIVNFVKSRPLQSRLFKLVCKDMGSQYESLFLHTEIRWLSRGKALSRLFQLRNELNVFQLEKNMSSTANLFDALHDEQWITKLAYLADIFEKINETATTLQGKSITVFFARDKLESLKRKINFWLSCVQENNVECFPVLHEFLQENLLELKADIRNVIAFHLVSLERSMLDYFPDTNTDIEWVQNPFLMKTTKPMTLSIQEYEYLIDLQSSSSSKFVFDSVSLHEFWIAVKNEYPALAKKAILNLLPFVTTYRCEAGFSAYTYTKTKYRSRLDAAPDMRIQLSDIEVNFKTIINKTMKQIHSSH; this is translated from the exons ATGGAAAACTGGCTTAAGACAGGACGCCTTTCGCAACAAACTTCAATATCAAAAACAGTGGCTGATGATGAAGGAGCAGCaaagtcttcaaaaaatattgattgttCG gATGCAGAAAACGCGGCATCAAGTTCAACAAGACATTATCAAGAAAATCAAGCAAAACTGCACTCAAAAAAACGGCGATACGATGACTCTTATTTATCTTTTGGATTTATTCCTGTTGGTAGTTCCGAAGAACCAGATGCCTTATGCcttgtttgcaaaaaaattttAGTCAATAGTTCTCTCGCACCAGCAAAACTAAAACGCCATTTCGATACGATTCATGAAAATTTGAAGGAGAAAAACATCagctattttcaaaaagaaaaagagatgtACGAATCCGTGGTGTCAAACTTGACAACATATGCAAAAACTGACAACGAAAATGCAACTGAAGCGTCTTTTATCCTAAGCTACAGGATAGCCCGATCTGGAAAGCCACACACTGTTgcagagactttaattaaaccTTGTATGATAGATACAGTTCGCTGCGTACTTGGAGAAGCCGCGGCAAAAAAAGTTGCAGCAGTTCAATGTTCAAACAACACTGTGTCTGATAGGATTCACAAAATATCCGACCACATTGAAGATGAACTCGTTCGAAGATTGAATGTTTGTGATATGTTTGCCATGCAACTCGATGAAAGCACGGATATTGCTGGCCTTTCAATACTTCTTGTTTTCGTGAGGTATCCTTTCGATAAATCTATTCAAGAAGATTTGCTCATTTGTACACCTTTGGAAACAAATACAACTGGCGAAGAAATATTCAAGGTCATAAACTGTTTCATGAGTAAACACAACATTAATTGGGGAAAATGTATTGATATATGCAGTGACGGAGCCGCAGCAATGGTGGGAAAGGTTAAAGGAGttgtatcaaaaattaaaaacattgctcCTAGAAGTACCAGTAGTCATTGTATTTTGCATCGCTATGCCCTTGTTATGAGAAGAATGCcaactgatttaaaaaaagttctcgaTGAAGCTGTGaaaatagtaaattttgttaagagTCGTCCTCTCCAATCGAGATTGTTTAAATTAGTGTGCAAAGATATGGGCAGTCAGTACGAATCGCTTTTTCTTCATACTGAAATCCGATGGCTTTCCAGAGGGAAAGCTTTATCCAGGTTATTCCAACTTCGTAATGAGTTGAATGTGTTCCAACtggaaaaaaatatgtcatCAACTGCAAATCTCTTCGATGCGTTGCATGATGAGCAATGGATTACGAAATTAGCTTATCttgcagacatttttgaaaagatcaacGAAACTGCTACAACTTTGCAGGGAAAATctataacagtattttttgcgAGAGACAAACTGGAgtctttgaaaagaaaaattaatttctggCTATCGTGTGTACAAGAGAATAATGTTGAATGTTTTCCAGTCTTACATGaatttttacaagaaaaccTGTTAGAACTCAAAGCAGATATTAGAAATGTGATTGCTTTTCATTTGGTAAGCCTCGAAAGATCCATGCTAGATTACTTTCCAGATACAAATACTGACATCGAGTGGGTACAAAATCCATTTCTTATGAAAACCACCAAGCCTATGACACTAAGTATACAGGAATATGAATATCTGATAGATCTGCAGAGCTCCTCttcatcaaaatttgtttttgattcagtATCATTACACGAATTTTGGATTGCTGTTAAAAATGAATACCCTGCACTTGCCAAGAAAGCTATATTAAATTTGCTGCCTTTCGTTACAACGTACCGCTGTGAAGCAGGCTTTTCGGCGTATACTTACACAAAAACTAAATACAGATCGAGACTGGACGCTGCCCCAGATATGCGAATACAACTTTCGGACatagaagttaattttaaaacaattataaataaaacaatgaaacaGATTCATTCTTCAcactaa